Genomic DNA from Arthrobacter sp. B1I2:
GGCCGGAATAAGCAGCAGCACGATCAGGATCCATGGCCGGCCCGGGGCCAGGATCACCACCAGCAGGATGGCGACGGCGAGCATCAGGACGTAGCTTTCGCGCGCGTGCTTGTCCCCCAGCCGCACGGCCAGGGTCTTCTTGCCGGCCTGCATGTCGGTGGGGATGTCCCGGACATTGTTGGCCATGAGCAGCGCAGTGGCGATCAGTCCGGTGCCGATGGCGCCGATGACCGCGGACAGGCTGATGTGCCCGGCCTGTGTGTACGTGGTGCCCAGCGTGGCCACCAGGCCGAAGAAGACGAAGACGAAAAGGTCGCCCAGGCCCATGTAGCCGTAGGGGTTCTTGCCGCCGGTGTAGCCCCAGGCGGCCATGACGCAGCCGAGCCCCACCAGAATCAGCCACCACGCCTGGGTGAGGAACACCAAAACCAGGCCGAAAACCATGGCCAGGGCAAACGTACCGAGCGCCGCCCACTTGACGTGTTCAGGCTGGGCGGCACCGGAGCCCACCAGCCGCAGCGGACCCACACGGTCATCGTCAGTCCCGCGGATGCCGTCCGAATAGTCGTTGGCGAAGTTCACGCCCACTTGGAGGAGGAGCGCCACCAGCGCCGCGAGGATGGCGTTGGGCAGCAGGAACGAGCCCATCTCGTAGGCTGCGGCAGTGCCGATCAGCACCGGCGCGATCGCTGCCGGCAGCGTCCGGAGTCGGGCGCCTTGGATCCATTGGGCGGCTGTGGCCACGGTTAGTACCTCGTGTTGTTTCGGTAAGACGGCAGGATAAGACATGCGCACCCGCCGCGGCGGTGCAGGTCCACTCTA
This window encodes:
- a CDS encoding 1,4-dihydroxy-2-naphthoate polyprenyltransferase — translated: MATAAQWIQGARLRTLPAAIAPVLIGTAAAYEMGSFLLPNAILAALVALLLQVGVNFANDYSDGIRGTDDDRVGPLRLVGSGAAQPEHVKWAALGTFALAMVFGLVLVFLTQAWWLILVGLGCVMAAWGYTGGKNPYGYMGLGDLFVFVFFGLVATLGTTYTQAGHISLSAVIGAIGTGLIATALLMANNVRDIPTDMQAGKKTLAVRLGDKHARESYVLMLAVAILLVVILAPGRPWILIVLLLIPACLMPAWLMINGRKRKSLIPVLKQTGLINLGYSVLFSLGLILSHGF